The Planococcus versutus genome contains a region encoding:
- a CDS encoding CpsD/CapB family tyrosine-protein kinase: MKNKKELATKSRKLMTITHPKSRVSEQFRTLRTNIHFTSPDGDIRSLVVTSASHSEGKSTTSSNLAIVFAQEGKRVLLIDADMRKPTMHQTFKIPNTRGLSNVLARQIALKMAIQSSGIENLDLLPCGSIPPNPAELLSSPNMDFLFDHALDTYDLLIFDTPPVLSVTDSVILANKCEGTILVVNSGKTERAQALKAKEAITAAAKIRLLGVVINNVENQQEMGDAAYYGANE; this comes from the coding sequence GTGAAAAATAAAAAGGAATTAGCAACAAAAAGTAGGAAGTTAATGACGATTACTCATCCGAAATCACGTGTATCTGAGCAGTTTAGAACGTTACGGACGAACATTCATTTTACTTCTCCAGACGGCGATATTAGGTCACTAGTGGTCACTTCAGCTTCTCACTCAGAAGGTAAATCAACCACTTCGTCAAATTTGGCGATTGTATTTGCACAAGAAGGCAAACGTGTTTTGTTAATTGACGCAGATATGCGAAAGCCAACGATGCATCAGACTTTTAAAATTCCAAATACACGGGGATTATCGAATGTATTAGCACGTCAAATTGCTTTGAAAATGGCCATTCAATCGAGTGGTATTGAAAATCTTGATTTACTGCCTTGTGGCTCGATTCCACCTAATCCGGCTGAATTATTGAGCTCACCCAATATGGATTTTCTTTTTGATCATGCACTCGATACATACGATTTGTTGATCTTTGATACACCGCCTGTGTTATCTGTTACGGACAGTGTTATTTTAGCAAACAAATGTGAAGGAACCATACTCGTAGTAAATTCAGGGAAAACGGAAAGAGCGCAAGCACTTAAAGCAAAAGAAGCCATTACGGCCGCTGCTAAAATACGCTTACTTGGTGTAGTTATTAATAACGTTGAAAATCAACAAGAAATGGGAGATGCTGCTTATTACGGAGCAAACGAGTAA
- a CDS encoding YveK family protein, protein MKETISMREIYEILKKRIRLILVIAIGIMIITAAVSYYLLTPVYQTSTQLLINQEQNIVTLTTQSIETDLQLVGTYSEIITSPIILEQVISQLGLDVSYEELQEKVNVEITENSQLLTIVVQDADLALAVSIANNTAEVFKAEIIELMNVDNVTLLSPAVVTENQTPVSPNPPLNILLAAIIGLIVGAAIAMILRYLDTTLRNEEDIHNVLGLPVLGAISSMNEEDIPANEPIAFKRREAQKE, encoded by the coding sequence ATGAAAGAAACCATTAGCATGCGTGAAATTTATGAAATTCTAAAAAAACGTATTCGTTTAATACTGGTCATTGCAATTGGGATTATGATTATTACGGCAGCAGTCTCTTATTATTTGCTGACGCCTGTTTATCAAACCTCTACACAGTTGCTAATTAACCAAGAACAAAACATCGTCACGCTTACTACACAAAGTATTGAAACTGATTTGCAATTGGTTGGTACATATAGTGAAATTATCACGAGTCCCATCATACTTGAACAAGTAATTAGCCAGCTGGGATTAGACGTGTCTTATGAAGAACTTCAAGAAAAAGTAAACGTTGAAATTACGGAAAATTCTCAATTGCTTACAATCGTAGTACAAGATGCAGATCTTGCTTTAGCTGTCAGTATCGCAAATAACACAGCTGAAGTGTTTAAGGCTGAAATCATCGAACTGATGAATGTAGACAACGTTACACTGCTGTCACCAGCAGTAGTTACAGAAAACCAAACGCCAGTGTCTCCCAATCCACCATTGAATATTTTGTTAGCGGCTATTATAGGGTTGATTGTCGGTGCAGCTATTGCAATGATTTTACGTTATTTGGATACTACGCTTAGAAATGAAGAAGATATCCACAACGTATTAGGACTTCCTGTCTTAGGAGCTATCTCATCGATGAATGAAGAAGACATCCCAGCAAACGAGCCGATTGCTTTTAAACGTAGGGAGGCGCAAAAAGAGTGA